The Meleagris gallopavo isolate NT-WF06-2002-E0010 breed Aviagen turkey brand Nicholas breeding stock chromosome 20, Turkey_5.1, whole genome shotgun sequence DNA window TTATAGGTAATATATCTGTCCTTTATTTAGAAGTTCACTGGGAACTGTGAATGAACGCATAATAATGCATCTAAAActgaatgtaatttttttctttcatgaagaaACTGAACTGATTAGTGCTGTATTATGGCTGTTGCCAGTCAGATAAAACTTGGGATGTCTAATTGTGATGCCAAATACTAATTACTTGAAGTTAATTCTACTGTGTGAACAGCCTTGGTATGTGCTTGCTTATAGGCATGCATTCTTGCAAGTATATTCTGAGGGAAATGAAAGCACAAGATAGTAGGGATTGTAAGCAAAGAGCTGCAAGTTGGCTTTTAGCTCACGCTGATTACCACCCCAGACCCTTGCTGTGACAACACATTTAGAGCTATGCATTGACTTAAATTTCCTCTAGATATGTTGTTATTGGGTccgtgtttttgttttttcccaccATTTACTATAGTGGCTACCATACAGGTGCTACCATAATACAGTCCTTGCAGGATAAGTTTTTTCCACTTGGTTTAATTATtagttacaaagaaaaatcttgattGTGTCAGATGTCACCTATAAGATTATAGtaatagatttctttttaaatcttgtcataaaaatatatataaaaatatacattgtATGATGTGCACACTCTTTAAAAAGTGTAGAAAATGTGGCACAACACTCTAGAATTAGGGAAGACTGAGGAGTAAGAGAGCTGAATTGGAAACTCTTGTCAGCTCAGGCAGAGGAACATTCTGCAGAACCCAAGGCATTACTGTGTTTAAGCAGCTTACCTTAGATGGGCAGTGGTTCTAACAGCACTAAGTGGGTCACTGCTGGGCTGTATGCGTTTCTATCCACCATATGCTGTTAATTAGCTGTAGGTAAGTCTAGAGTTCTGGCTGTGTATATCTGTTGTGGTGTGTTTGAACTTGTGATATGTAGCCATGGATGTTgctaacatttcattttattctgcaaTATAATCCATACAGTCAGTCTGATGGTCCCAGCAGTGAGGTAAAGAAACATAATCTTTAGTGTATTGAGATATATTAATATTAGTATCTTAATAGGCCCAGTAAAAACAGAAACGTTTAGTGGTATTGCCAACAAAAACATGTTTCTGTAGAGCTCCATGGTTGCAGTTTTAGTATAAGACTTACCAGAAGCTTGTTTATATTAATCTTGGGTAGTAATTTTTGTCAACATCAATGAATCTTGTTTCTGCAGAATTTGATGACCCTTCTGCTATGGTGGTGCTGGCAGAAGAAGAGCTGATAGTTATAGATTTAAAATCTGCAGGCTGGCCAGCAGTCCATCCTCCATACTTGGCTTCTCTCCACTGCTCAGCCATCACTTGCTCACACCATGTCTCCAACATCCCACTGAAACTCTGGGAGAGGATTATTAGTGCTGGGAGCAAGCAGAATGTTCACTATTCAAATATGGTATGGCAGCTTTAAAGGTACACGTGTTCCCATATATTTAAGAAGAGCTTGACTGCTCATTATGTGGGTGATCTGCACTGTTGACTGCATGTGGACGGATGAGTCGTCAGCAGACATTGTCCTGCTTCTTAATAGAATTGAGAAGGGCTTTTTTTCCAGAGCACTACCAACAGTTACTCATGCTGgagtattaaaatatattattttttttcaggctttaacaaacaaaaagggaaatCTTAGTGTTCTCAGCTGTCAGTTATAACAAACTTCTCATTTAGAAGCATGGAGCTTTTGGCACAGCTTCTTGAGGAAATGTGTAGAGTGTCTTACACTAAACAGCACAGCTGGTGTCAGAACATCTAATCCAAACAAAAGCTATAGCAACAAGAACTGTTTCACTTCCATTTGCACTGAAGTTCATGCTTTCATCCTGGCTGATATTCTCTCCACACTGTCACTGCTGAGGAAGTCACTGTTTTCTCTTAATCTATTTGTAGCCATGGCCAATTGATGGTGGCACCAACATAGCTCCTGATCCTCCTCAGAGGGACTTGCTTCTAACAGGGTATGtacttataaaaataaataaataaataaataaataaaatcacagagcCATTTTCAATTGCTTTTAGTCCTTTGAACTGAGGTTTTCATGTAAGATTAATGTCTGCTTATTTGGTAGAGAGAAGGCTGCAACTTCACAAATCTCCAAGCTAGGTTTGCTAGCTTTATAATGCTAAAATCTTCTGCTGCTGAGCAAACGGGATGTGGCATCCACAGATTATCCTataatgttgttttatttgtgaTCCTGAGGAGTCAGTTATCCATTCCACCTCACAAACGCCAGTGTAGAAGTGCAGACAGTAATCCACATTGGTTCAAAGGGAGCAACGTAAATACAGAACTTAGTCATGCAGCTtatgaagtcttttttttttgttctttgtacaGGCATGAAGATGGCACTGTGCGGTTTTGGGATGCATCCGGTGTCTGCTTACATCTCCTTTATAAGCTAAGCACAGTGAGAGTATTTCTCACAGATGCCGATCCCAATGATAATTTGAACACAATGAGTGAGGATGAATGGCCTCCTCTTCGCAAGGTAAGATAGCTGTTATTGTGGAAGCTTTCTGAAAACCTGAGCAGTTTTGATTTTTGGCATAATTAATGCATCTGCAAAGTCTACCTATTGTATATTCTCTCACCTAGGTTGGCACCTTTGACCCTTATAGCGATGATCCTAGACTTGGGATCCAGAAGATCTACCTGTGTAAATACAGTGGATACTTGGCTGTAGCTGGTACAGCAGGGCAGGTACTGAAATAAACTTTGTTTTTAGTGCAGATTGTCTCAGTGCAATTTGAAGATATGTTAAAGTTGGAAACGTCTATTTCTGTAGTGGTAAATTGCTTCAGTTGctagaaatgttttttgtagTTCTTTACTTTCTCAGATCTGTCTTTCAGATTTTATTAAACTCCTTATGAGCTCTGAGAAATGCTCTGTTTTTTCAGCTGCTTAGAGGGCCTGCACCTTGGAGGACTGCTTGAACAGTAGAAGCTGTAGCAGAACTTGTCCTCTTTCTTTCAGGTACTGGTGATGGAACTGAATGATGAAGGTGCAGAACATGTTGTTGATCATGTTGAAGCAGATCTCCTGCAGGACCAAGAGGGCTATCGATGGAAAGGTCATGAGAAACTGAAGACTCGAGATGGACCTGTTCGATTTGAAGCTGGTTTTCAGCCATTTGTCCTTGTCCAATGTCAACCACCAGCTGTCGTCACCTCATTGGCCCTTCACTCTGAATGGAAGCTTGTGGCCTTTGGTACTAGTCATGGGTTTGGACTTTTTGATCACCAGCAGAAACGACTGGTTTTTGTCAAGTAAGTATCTTACTTTCTGAGTAATCCCTTATTCATGATGATGTGAAATTGCTAACTGAGCATGTCATGAGAAGAGGCGTCTTGAGAGCAATCAGTATAACAAGCCCTGTCTCAATTCTCCTTGAAGATCTTCAAGAACATAGACATATTCTTGTACAGCTGTTTGTGTATGTCCTGTTAGACTCTTGAGAGTGTTTGTCACCCAGTAGAAACTGACAGTGTGTCTCCCTCCTTTCAGATGTACACTTCATCCGAGTGATCAACTGGCTTTAGAAGGCCCACTGTCTCGGGTGAAGTCCTTGAAAAAGTCCCTCCGTCAGTCATTCAGGCGGATTAGAAGAAGCCGAGTGTCCAGTAGGAAGCGACGAGGAGGTGGTGGAAATACCTCAGAGGTGAGAGGTTCGCTTTTTAGGGTTCCATCTGCTTGCAACATGGAACATGTAGGCTTCTGATTTAGACTGACTAGAGCAGGAGATAGTTTACATACTGTTATCTATTGGTATGTAAGGGCAAAAATGACTTGCAGTGCTACCACctgttaaataaaaatagaattttagTGAAAATATACTCTTCTCAAGTTGAACTTATGATTCAGAATATATCTGATCACTGTTATGAAGgtgctttccctttcttttgctgctcttcttacTATTTCACTCTCATCCCTATGTCTCCTCATCTTTGAAGACACACGAAGCAAATGGCAAATTTGATCAAGGCATGTTACAGGAAATGGAACTGGCTCCAGTCCAGCGGAAGATTGAAGCCCGATCTGCAGAAGACTCTTTCACTGGCTTTGTGCGCACCTTATATTTTGCTGATACCTTCTTGAGAGACAGTGAGTAGAAAAGGcatctcctttcttctggatagttttttcctccttttgccAAGGAATGCATTAGGATCTACTGCCAGGAAATTTCAGTGCCTTCTGTATCCTACTTTGTGTTATACCAAAAAACTAATATAGAACAAGAGCATCTGTTGACATGCAGAATTGTTATCTAGCCATTCTGGCTGCTGGCTAATCCAAGGCAAGTAGTAGTTCATTTTTGGATGCAGTCTGTATGTATGATTTTCAAAGGTGATAGAATGACTTCTGGCTTGTGAGTATAAGCTTTTCCTTATCTCATTGCTTTGAAGGTCATCCTTGCCCCAGCAGAGAATTTAATTTTGCTGAGAGTGATTGGTACTGTGCATCAGAGCCCAGGCTGATACTGTGCCCAGGTTTTCCTTGCTCATCCCTGATACAGATGTGAAAAATGGATGCAGTAGTTGTTGTGAATGAAGGAAGCACCATTCTGTTCCTTTTGCTCACATGCTGTGTTCACACTTAAGAGCTTCTGACAGAGGCATATTGGAAAGAAAAGTGCTAAGAACCTGTAGTTTCCCTGGCAAGCCTGCCCCTAATATAAAACTATTGAGGATGCAAATGAAGGGAGGATGTAAATAACCTGTGTGTGTCCAAGGTGGCTAGCTCACGAGCTCTCTTGTTGCCCTAGGCTCCCGCCACTGCCCATCCTTGTGGGCGGGTACCAATGGAGGTACAGTCTATGCCTTCTGTTTACGTGTTCCACCGGCAGAGAGAAGGATGGATGAACCTGTCAGGGCAGAGCAGGGTAAGTATGCTTTGCGAAAGCTAGTGTCCTTGTGGATCTGAGCTACCACTTGTGTAAGTATGAGTTGCATGTCTTTAACCACAGAAACAGGAAAGCAAGGTAGCTCAATTACTGCTGTTTGAGAGTGGAGCTAAATGAAGCAGCATCTGAGTTAGATGACACTGCGGTAACTGAACTGCAGAGTAAGTGAACTGCAGTACTGTCTGATGTACTTTAGCTTTATTTCCCACTAACTTCAGAAATCTAAACTTACATCAGCTACCACTGAAGTTTAACATCAAGCCACAGTGCACACATCTTATTTTGACAGTTCTACCTGTTATCTTTATGGTTACTAATAATGGTTACTGTTTAACAAGAACCATTTATGTTCAAATATCCTATAACTCCTAGATCTTttagtttctatggaaatgtTATATAGGTCTCCAGCTCTGAGAGGAAGTGAGTGAGGTTTTTAACAGTGTCTCTGACTACACTCCtgttatctttttgtttttcatcttgctTGGCTAGCCAAAGAAATTCAGCTGATGCACAGGGCTCCTGTTGTGAGTATACTTGTCTTGGATGGGCGCAATATACCTCTCCCGGAACCTCTGGAAGTAGCACATGACCTTTCTAAGAGCCCTGATATGCAAGGCAGCCATCAACTACTGGTGGTATCCGAGGAGCAATTTAAGGTGAGTATCATTCAGCAGGTATGTATGGACTTGTGCCTAAAATCTGCTAGAGTCCTGCGCAGTGTTCAGTGGCAGGAGAACTCTTGGGAGTGCTTATTCATCAGTACTGTTATAACACTCCTGCGGTGACATTTTTGTTTGGTACAGTCCATTAATTAAGTGTATGGTGACGAATTGGATGTTCTGCATAACGATGTGCATGGTACACATATACATTTTATtccaatatttttaatattcttcagATGAGGTAGCTTCTGCATTTGGGAAACAGCTTTAACTGTGATTAGTTAGTTGGTTGTAATGCTACACAGAAGCAACAGTTGGTAGCCGTTTCTATGAAGCAACCAAAAAGTTTCTTGTTTTGGTATGCTAGCCAGTCATTGTAGAGGAGAAGGCTTTAAGTAGCTTGCTGTAGGCTTTTAAATACAGAAGATTGCACAGTGTaaagcccttttttttctgtaaaaatttgTAGCCAAATGTGTAAGGATCTTGAAATAATTAGAGAAATGCAATTTGCAGCCTGAAGAGTAAACCCTCCTGTTTTCAGAACAAGCAGATTCAGAACAGAAGCAGATTCTAACACTGACTGTGGCAGGTTACTTTTCCCATGAATGGGAAGCCAGATTGACTCAGATTACACTTGAGCGTATTCATTGTGAATGAAAACACTGTTAAAGGAAGGAGCAGCACACGTCTTGGGGTGCAGCCGTGACCTTTGTTCAGGAAGGAGAATCAATGTCTTGTTTCTGTTGACAGGTCTTTACACTGCCGAAGGTTAGCTCAAAACTGAAGCTCAAACTGACAGCACTGGAAGGCTGTAGAGTAAGAAAAGTGATGGTTGCTAACTTTGGCAGCTGCAAGACTGATGATTACAATGAAAATGACCTGGCTGTCCTGACTAACCTGGGAGACATTCAGATCATCTCACTGCCCTTCCTGAAGTTACAGATTCGCTACCCTTGCATTCGTAAAGAGGATGTGAGTGGCATTGCATCCTGTGTTTTCACTAAATATGGCCAAGGTAAGGCATGCTTCTCCCAGAATATCTGACCCTATTGCATGTTTGAAACAAAGGAATAGCGAGCGTAGggcttaatttttaaaactagCTGTTCTGGCAATCATCCTGGTGTCTGGAGATATGAGAGGGGCTCTCTGAGCAGCAGGAACTGAAAAATAGCTGCATTGTGTCTCCTATTACCTGTGGCTCAACGCTCAGGAGTGTAAAAATTGGCATCCAACATTTTATGACTGTTGAAGGCTCGTCTCTTCTTTGCAGTTCAgtttttacatctttttctgctgcttttcaggagTGTGAGCACTGCAAGGTAGTTATCTTTCAACATAATATTGTTCAGTCTCTAGGCTAACCAATCCTTGGGAAACTGAGGTAATGTCTTCCTCAGTGATTCTACCTTACTTAAAGAGGAGGAAATGCAAGCCTTTTCTGCCAGAGAGTACCCTTAGAATATAgagtggttttcttttgtttgttttttttttttggctaacCTCTATTTTCCTGGATTTGAGAATTGCTTATATATTTGCAATCCTCTATAGGCTTCTATCTCATCTCACCATCGGAGTTTGAGAGGTTTTCCCTTTCTACCAAATGGTTAGTGGAGCCCCGGTGTGTTGTGGATGTGCCAGAAGTTTCAAGCAACAATCACATGCACAATAGGTCTGTCATGGAGAATGCTTCAAGAAAATCCAGGTAAAGACTGTAAAACTGTGGCATTCTGGTTGCATCTGAACATTGGGATCTGCTCCTGTGTTGCAGTTGATACAAGCAAGCAGTATTAGGAGTTCTTTTGTCTCGCTTTCCATGCTGGTAGAAGCTTTTCAATGACAACATTCCTAGATGTATTGAAATGAGGAAATGTAACCTTCtctttgctggttttcctgCTTCTGTACAGCTGCTGGGACAAAGCAGTCAAGCACTGGGAATGGCATCCCTAAGCTAGAGTCATAAACTCTAAGCTCTAGCTTGTGTTACTTGTTCTCCAACATTATCAGTCTGACACCTGATTCTTGGAGACCTGGGGGGCTATTCAttactgaagaaattaaattattgcTCTGAGAGAAAATCTAGTGTTCCTCCTCTCAGAACTTCAGCATATAATGGTAGACTATTTAGGTTCTCTTGGGTCCATAGAATTCTTTATCACCACCAAATAATCAAGTCCTTACTACATTCTTGATTAACAAGCCGTTTAGTTAACGTGTAGTGGAATTTCTTGTAGCTGCCAAGAAGATTCATGAATTCTCTGCACCTACTGTCTCAGagtcagtgtttgttttctgtcacctttcctttctcagaTGTTCAGGGAGAAGTTCAGGTGACTATGGAGAAGATGGTAAGCAAAAATTATTGTACTCAATATAGCATAATGATGTGTAAATTCTTCAAATACTGTAGCAGTAGGAAAGATGTTATTTCCTGCCTAAGAAGAGGGAAAGTAAGAAGAGAAACTAGGGAAGGATTCTGACCTGCCTGGACACAGCAGTTATACTAAGTTGGATAGTGTGTGGCAAAGCTGCCTAGAAAGGATAGAACGTAGCTTTTGCTGGAGGAGACTGTAAGAAGATAAATCTGAAATTACAGATTGTATGTTTTGTTAGCTGAATAGtcttgctggaaaaaaaaaacatctccgTATGTGACAGGCATTAAGAATTAGTTGTGAAGCATTCATTGTAGTCAACAGGTacttaatgaggaaaaaaatcaaaacagttcTATTGTGGGAATGTAAGTATGAATAGTAGCAGATATAACTGTTTTAAGCCACTTTTAGATCACCCAAGAAAGGTAGCAGTCATAATCCCCTCTGAGAATCAAGGCTCACCAAATACCCCAAAAGAGGTGATCTCTGAGTAGGTATCCTTCCTTTGTGGCTGCCAGCCTTTAAATGAGCTTAGGGGAGGCAGACCCAGGGTCCCCCTTTCTGGTCCCACAGGTAAATTGCTTCCATCTGGCTGGCTGGCAGGGGCTGGCTATGCCCCTTCACCAGGCGCTCAGTCACttgttcaggctgtgacctgaTGGTTTCTATACAGGAAAAGATAAGTGTTTTTAGATCAAAgcttttttcaacttttttggtttcttattttttaatttttattttactttttttttttttttaagtaaaggaATTCTGGGAGGCTGATGGATCATGCCTTACTCAATGATGAAAGTGAGTGAGATGAAATCTTGCTAAAATCAGGGCGTCTGCCTTGCTTGattgggaaagaagaaagttgcTGGGGATTTTGAGTTCCAGCCTTCAATCCTAAGTGA harbors:
- the LLGL2 gene encoding LLGL scribble cell polarity complex component 2 isoform X1, coding for MRRFLRPGHDPVRERLKRELFQFNKTVEHGFPHQPSALGYSPFLHLMAIGTRSGAIKLYGAPGVEFVGLHEENNTVMQIHFIPDQCQLVTLLDDNSLHLWSLKQHSGASELWEDHRFTLKGPPGSPPSATQITAVLPHSSREVLYLGTESGNIFVVELPSFGVLEDRTITSEAVLQWIPEDYCNRRSCELVEALQEHPKNPDQILIGYSRGLIVLWDRQNNKVTHHFLGSQQLENLSWQRDGSKFISCHYDGSYTQWLVSNDNRQSLPLENLVPYGPFPCKAISKIYWQTTRNGLPYIIFQGGMPRASYGDRHSISVIHGSQQIAFDFTSRVIDFFIIFSSEPTAEFDDPSAMVVLAEEELIVIDLKSAGWPAVHPPYLASLHCSAITCSHHVSNIPLKLWERIISAGSKQNVHYSNMPWPIDGGTNIAPDPPQRDLLLTGHEDGTVRFWDASGVCLHLLYKLSTVRVFLTDADPNDNLNTMSEDEWPPLRKVGTFDPYSDDPRLGIQKIYLCKYSGYLAVAGTAGQVLVMELNDEGAEHVVDHVEADLLQDQEGYRWKGHEKLKTRDGPVRFEAGFQPFVLVQCQPPAVVTSLALHSEWKLVAFGTSHGFGLFDHQQKRLVFVKCTLHPSDQLALEGPLSRVKSLKKSLRQSFRRIRRSRVSSRKRRGGGGNTSETHEANGKFDQGMLQEMELAPVQRKIEARSAEDSFTGFVRTLYFADTFLRDSSRHCPSLWAGTNGGTVYAFCLRVPPAERRMDEPVRAEQAKEIQLMHRAPVVSILVLDGRNIPLPEPLEVAHDLSKSPDMQGSHQLLVVSEEQFKVFTLPKVSSKLKLKLTALEGCRVRKVMVANFGSCKTDDYNENDLAVLTNLGDIQIISLPFLKLQIRYPCIRKEDVSGIASCVFTKYGQGFYLISPSEFERFSLSTKWLVEPRCVVDVPEVSSNNHMHNRSVMENASRKSRCSGRSSGDYGEDERNSGRLMDHALLNDEKVLKEIQSTLEGGRGSFAERNLARSPVGHRLSNGGAD
- the LLGL2 gene encoding LLGL scribble cell polarity complex component 2 isoform X2, whose translation is MRRFLRPGHDPVRERLKRELFQFNKTVEHGFPHQPSALGYSPFLHLMAIGTRSGAIKLYGAPGVEFVGLHEENNTVMQIHFIPDQCQLVTLLDDNSLHLWSLKQHSGASELWEDHRFTLKGPPGSPPSATQITAVLPHSSREVLYLGTESGNIFVVELPSFGVLEDRTITSEAVLQWIPEDYCNRRSCELVEALQEHPKNPDQILIGYSRGLIVLWDRQNNKVTHHFLGSQQLENLSWQRDGSKFISCHYDGSYTQWLVSNDNRQSLPLENLVPYGPFPCKAISKIYWQTTRNGLPYIIFQGGMPRASYGDRHSISVIHGSQQIAFDFTSRVIDFFIIFSSEPTAEFDDPSAMVVLAEEELIVIDLKSAGWPAVHPPYLASLHCSAITCSHHVSNIPLKLWERIISAGSKQNVHYSNMPWPIDGGTNIAPDPPQRDLLLTGHEDGTVRFWDASGVCLHLLYKLSTVRVFLTDADPNDNLNTMSEDEWPPLRKVGTFDPYSDDPRLGIQKIYLCKYSGYLAVAGTAGQVLVMELNDEGAEHVVDHVEADLLQDQEGYRWKGHEKLKTRDGPVRFEAGFQPFVLVQCQPPAVVTSLALHSEWKLVAFGTSHGFGLFDHQQKRLVFVKCTLHPSDQLALEGPLSRVKSLKKSLRQSFRRIRRSRVSSRKRRGGGGNTSETHEANGKFDQGMLQEMELAPVQRKIEARSAEDSFTGFVRTLYFADTFLRDSSRHCPSLWAGTNGGTVYAFCLRVPPAERRMDEPVRAEQAKEIQLMHRAPVVSILVLDGRNIPLPEPLEVAHDLSKSPDMQGSHQLLVVSEEQFKVFTLPKVSSKLKLKLTALEGCRVRKVMVANFGSCKTDDYNENDLAVLTNLGDIQIISLPFLKLQIRYPCIRKEDVSGIASCVFTKYGQGFYLISPSEFERFSLSTKWLVEPRCVVDVPEVSSNNHMHNRSVMENASRKSRCSGRSSGDYGEDEVLKEIQSTLEGGRGSFAERNLARSPVGHRLSNGGAD